Proteins from one Natrinema salinisoli genomic window:
- a CDS encoding translation initiation factor IF-2 subunit alpha — translation MKYSGWPDPGELVVGKIDEIEDFGVFVDLEEYEDKRGLIHISEVASGWIKNVRDHVREGQIAVCKVLDVDESSQQIDLSLKDVNDHQRSDKIQDWKNEQKADNWMELAFGEEMEDEVYTAIANELIAIHGGLYEGFKQAAIHGEEALEDTDLDDDEIEAIVDTARENVSVPYVNVTGYVDLENPTDSGVDGIREALEAAEGNGEVPEEVDLEVSYVGAPEYRIKVQAPNYKTAESQLEESAQRAVAAIEGHGGSGQYHRERRTDDE, via the coding sequence ATGAAGTACAGCGGCTGGCCCGATCCCGGCGAACTCGTCGTCGGCAAGATCGACGAAATCGAGGACTTCGGCGTCTTCGTCGATCTCGAGGAGTACGAGGACAAGCGCGGTCTGATCCACATCTCCGAAGTCGCGAGCGGCTGGATCAAGAACGTCCGTGATCACGTCCGTGAGGGCCAGATCGCCGTCTGCAAGGTCCTCGACGTCGACGAGAGCTCGCAGCAGATCGATCTCTCGCTGAAGGACGTCAACGACCACCAGCGCTCCGACAAGATCCAGGACTGGAAAAACGAGCAGAAGGCCGACAACTGGATGGAGCTGGCCTTCGGCGAGGAGATGGAGGACGAGGTCTACACCGCCATCGCCAACGAACTGATCGCCATCCACGGCGGGCTCTACGAGGGCTTCAAGCAGGCCGCGATCCACGGTGAGGAGGCACTCGAGGACACCGATCTCGACGACGACGAGATCGAAGCGATCGTCGACACGGCCCGCGAGAACGTCTCGGTGCCCTACGTCAACGTCACCGGCTACGTCGACCTCGAGAACCCCACCGACAGCGGCGTCGACGGGATCCGCGAGGCACTCGAAGCGGCCGAAGGCAACGGCGAAGTCCCCGAGGAAGTCGATCTCGAGGTGAGCTACGTCGGCGCACCCGAGTATCGAATCAAAGTGCAGGCGCCCAACTACAAGACCGCCGAGTCCCAGCTCGAGGAGAGCGCACAGCGAGCGGTCGCCGCGATCGAAGGCCACGGTGGCTCCGGGCAGTACCACCGCGAGCGCCGCACCGACGACGAATAA
- a CDS encoding RNA-protein complex protein Nop10: protein MKSDIRVCSAWREAHDGPVYTLSDTCPDCGAETANSAPAPFDPTDPHGEYRRALKRRNR, encoded by the coding sequence ATGAAATCCGACATCCGGGTGTGTTCGGCGTGGCGCGAGGCCCACGACGGCCCGGTGTATACGCTTTCTGACACCTGTCCCGACTGCGGTGCCGAAACGGCGAACAGCGCCCCGGCACCGTTCGATCCGACCGATCCGCACGGCGAGTACCGACGCGCTCTTAAACGTCGCAACCGCTGA
- a CDS encoding proteasome assembly chaperone family protein, with translation MDELEIDAVAEVELDDPVLVEGLPGVGHVGTLAVEHLLEELEGESTLVRRIYSREFPPQVSVEDGVSKLTCAEIHAVEGSDGRDLLLLTGDHQAQSNDGHYTLTDAFLDVAEEFGASEVYALGGVPTGELIDEYAVVGAVSDESLLERLEDAGVEFREDEPAGGIVGVSGLLLGLGERRGFEASCLMGETSGYLVDPKSARAVLEVLEDVLGFDLEYESLDERADEMEEVIGKIQEMEQQQQMDVPTDDDLRYIG, from the coding sequence ATGGACGAACTCGAGATCGACGCAGTCGCCGAGGTCGAACTGGACGACCCCGTCCTCGTCGAGGGGTTGCCAGGAGTCGGACACGTCGGCACCCTCGCCGTCGAGCACCTGCTTGAGGAACTCGAGGGCGAAAGCACGCTCGTACGTCGGATTTACTCCCGTGAGTTCCCGCCGCAGGTAAGCGTCGAGGACGGCGTCTCGAAGCTGACCTGTGCGGAAATTCACGCCGTCGAGGGGTCCGACGGTCGCGATCTCCTCTTGTTGACAGGCGATCATCAGGCTCAGAGTAACGACGGGCACTACACGCTGACCGACGCCTTCCTCGACGTCGCCGAGGAGTTCGGCGCGAGCGAGGTGTACGCGCTCGGCGGCGTCCCGACCGGCGAGCTCATCGACGAGTACGCCGTCGTCGGGGCCGTCAGCGACGAGTCGCTGCTCGAGCGCCTCGAGGACGCGGGCGTCGAGTTCCGCGAGGACGAGCCCGCCGGCGGCATCGTCGGGGTCTCCGGCCTCCTGCTGGGACTGGGCGAGCGCCGCGGGTTCGAGGCCAGCTGTCTGATGGGCGAGACCAGCGGCTACCTCGTCGACCCGAAGAGCGCTCGGGCCGTCCTCGAGGTCCTCGAGGACGTGCTCGGATTCGACCTCGAGTACGAGTCTCTGGACGAGCGAGCCGACGAGATGGAGGAGGTCATCGGCAAGATTCAGGAGATGGAGCAACAACAGCAGATGGACGTGCCGACCGACGACGACCTGCGCTACATCGGCTGA
- a CDS encoding winged helix-turn-helix transcriptional regulator, with amino-acid sequence MVDVLDNKRAATRFRILVQIAERQPAVSQGEIAGEVGVTSQAVSEYIRELVDDGLVEKEGRSRYRVTREGVDWLFRAADDVRRFADHVTGDVLGAMSEDAYIATADIEEGETVSLTVKDGLLHATPDTEGPATGIATTDAEAGTDVGVTSFEGVMELEPGSVTVLQVPSIRTGGSRGIDDETVTDACDDADVVVAAGVEAVVACRQAGTDPDVTFAVGDVAADAANHGLEVTAVATTDAVGRVTDALRDADVSYEVLEG; translated from the coding sequence ATGGTCGACGTCCTCGATAACAAGCGGGCCGCGACGCGATTTCGGATCCTCGTCCAGATCGCGGAGCGCCAGCCCGCGGTCAGCCAGGGGGAGATCGCCGGGGAAGTCGGCGTCACGAGCCAGGCCGTCAGCGAGTACATCCGCGAGCTCGTCGACGACGGCCTCGTCGAGAAGGAAGGCCGGTCGCGGTATCGCGTCACCCGCGAAGGCGTCGACTGGCTCTTCAGAGCCGCGGACGACGTCCGCCGGTTCGCGGATCACGTCACCGGCGACGTGCTGGGCGCGATGAGCGAGGACGCCTACATCGCGACCGCCGACATCGAAGAGGGCGAGACCGTCTCGCTGACGGTCAAAGACGGCCTCCTCCACGCCACCCCGGACACCGAGGGGCCGGCGACCGGTATCGCGACGACCGACGCCGAGGCCGGCACCGACGTCGGCGTCACCAGCTTCGAGGGCGTCATGGAACTCGAGCCCGGCTCCGTCACCGTTTTGCAGGTGCCGTCGATCCGCACCGGCGGGAGCCGCGGGATCGACGACGAGACCGTCACCGATGCCTGCGACGACGCCGACGTCGTCGTCGCCGCCGGCGTCGAGGCCGTCGTCGCCTGTCGACAAGCAGGCACCGATCCCGACGTGACCTTCGCCGTCGGCGACGTCGCGGCGGACGCCGCGAATCACGGCCTCGAGGTGACCGCCGTCGCCACGACCGACGCCGTCGGCCGAGTGACCGACGCGCTCCGGGACGCAGACGTTTCCTACGAAGTACTCGAGGGGTGA